The Candidatus Brocadiaceae bacterium genome includes the window GACCGAGATGAAGATGTTATTAAACCGCAATATGTAATTGAACAAATCTGTGAGGCGGCAGGTGGGAACGCTATCATTACGACGGAAGTGGGACAGAATCAGATGTGGGCAGCCCAGTATTTTACCTACACAAAACCACGTACTTTTCTCTCTTCGGGGGGACAGGGTACAATGGGTTATGGATTTCCAGCCGCAATCGGGGCGCAGCTGGGATGTCCTGATAAAATAGTAATAGATATCGCGGGAGATGGCAGTATTCAAATGAACATCCAGGAACTGAGTACGGCTGTGCGGTTAAATATTCCCGTGAAAATAGCGATATTGAATAATGGTTTTCTTGGAATGGTACGTCAATGGCAGGAATTATTTTATGATAAACGTTATTCCGGCGTTCATTTGAATGGAAATCCTGATTTCGTTGAGTTGGCACATGCTTACGGCGCCGAAGGGTTTTTAGTCGAAAAGAAGAAAGACGTCCGTCCTGCAATCGAAAAGGCGTTTGTTGTTAAAGGACCTGTTATCATGGATTTCAGAATAGATCAGAATGAGAATGTGGTTCCCATGGTGCCTGCCGGAAAACCAATTCATCAGATGATTGGAACGGTAGCTTGATGGAACAAAATGTTGACGGTTTCGTGTTTCAACAAAAGGGTTACGTGGAGGATGTTACAAGTTAAAATGGTTATTGGTGAAAAATAAATGGAAATACTTTTGGGAGCAGTAATTACTTTGGGAATATTAGGAATGGTTTTTGGCTTGGGTCTGGCCATAGCGTCTGATGCCTTTGCCGTGAAAGTAGATCCTCGTATTGAGAACATTAATGAGGTGCTTCCCGGAGCGAATTGTGGTGCGTGCGGTCAGCCTGGCTGTAGTGGTTTTGCCCAGGCAGTGGTGGAGGGTAAGGCTCCGGTTTCAGGTTGTACCGTAGGCCAGGCAGCCGTAACACAACTTGTTGCAAATATTATGGGTGTCGAATTTGAAAGTAAAGAACGAGTCTACTCTGTTGTAATGTGTAATGCCAGGGGTGTTAAAAACAAGTTTGTTTACGATGGTGTTAAAGACTGCCGCGCAGCAAATCTGGTTGGCGGTGGTTTTTTTGGCTGTGACTATGGTTGTCTCGGGCTGGGCACTTGCGTTAAGGCTTGTAAATTTGAGGCAATGTATATGGGAGAAGATAATCTTCCCAAGGTGATCGAGGAGCGTTGTACCGGTTGTGGAATGTGTGCTTCCGCTTGCCCCAGAAAAATCATTAGCATATTACCGGAGTCGAAAATGGTACATGTCCGGTGCAGGTCTCTGGATAAAGGCGCTGTTGCAAGGAAGATTTGTCAGACATCCTGTATTTCTTGTAAAAAATGTGAGAAAATCTGTCCCTATGATGCGGTTCATGTGGAAAACAATCTTGCCGTCATTGATTATGGCAAGTGTACCTCCTGTGGAAAATGTGTTGAAGGTTGCCCTAACCAGACAATTATCAATTTTTCAAGAAAAAGAAGTCTTTTCCGGCACACGGTAACCGTATAAATGCACCAGAATCGCTTTTTCATACCCTGTGTGCCGCCAACCGTATCTGAGATATGGATTGAGGGAAAAGAGGCCCATCACATAGTGCATGTCAAACGAGTACTGCCGGGCAGTACCATTACTCTTTTTGACGGCAAAGGGGCCGAATATTCTGCAAAGGTAATTGAAATTTCAGGCAGAAAACTGAAGGTTTCTGTTGGGCTCCCTCAGTTGACCGATCGGGAAGCACACATCAATATAACCATAGCATTCTCCATACCAAAAGGGAAAAAAGCTGATTTTCTCATTCAAAAATGTTCCGAATTGGGCATAAAAACTTTAATCCCTCTGCACTGTGAGCGCAGTGTTGTTGATATACGGAATAAATATGCCGAAAAGCTGTCACGATGGAATAAGATAGCGGTTGAAGCGTCCAAGCAATGTAAAAGGAATATGATTACTGGTATTGAAGGTGTGATGACTCTCGATGACATGGCAAAAATTGTTTACAATTATGATCTTGCGCTAATCGCAAGCGCGGAGAATGAGGTGAAAACGCTGAAAAGGGTTTTGAGTGCATATCCGGCAATCAAGAAAATTCTTTGTCTTGTCGGTCCCGAAGGCGGTTTTACTCTTGTTGAATTGGGCAAGGCGATAAATGCTGGTTGCATTCCCATCACAATGGGTAATTCAATTTTGAGAGTTGAAACTGCGGTTATAGCCCTTTCTTCTATGATCCTCTATGCGTATTCTCGTGATAGTTGATGATTGAGATTTCATTTTTTGAGAATCGTAATTCCGTGCCTGTTAGAAGAACGTTGATTTTGAAAATACTATTTCATGATTGAAATAACGGTGGTTTCAAACAGTGATTGAATGAACATTTTTTTTATTGCTTAAAAGCATTAATCGTTTTTGCTTATGAGATATTTTTGTTTTTTTTTGTTTTTATTACACAGAGGAATGATTTTTGTGGCTTACTGTGTATTCTTTAGTCTTTTTATCCATAGTTGTGTAAGATAATATCCGAATGAAATCACTTTTGTTTGTGTGTCTGTTGCTGGTTTTCCCGGGCTGGAATATCGTATCTCCGGATGGTGTTTGTGCGGCGGGTGATTATGCAGAGATTCAGGTTGTTGATGGTGGCTCTGTTGTCGGGAATGTGAAGCTTGGAGGTTATTCGACTGCCTTGTCGTTGGATCTGTCTGGCGGGATGGAATTGCGGAAGTTTCCAAGAGCTACTTCTGAAAAAATTGTCATTAGCGGAATGAACAATGGTATAAAGAGCGCCGTTGTTTCGATTAAAGATATCCCAAAAGGTAAGAAACGGATAGTTCCTGAAATTCGTCCGATCATTGATCACCAAAAAAATAGCTTTATACCCCGTATCACTTCAGTTATAAAGGGAACAACTGTTGATATATTAAATGGGGATGAATCAATGCATACCGTCCATTCTCAGTCGGTAAAAAACCAACCATTTAATCACGGTATGACATTTAAGCAAAGGCTGTCAAAGGTTTTTGTTGCTCCAGAGATAGTTAAGATATCCTGTGATATCCATAAAGGCGCCTATGCTTGGATCGTAGTTCAGGACAATCCATATTTTGACGTGACGGACAGGAACGGATATTTTGAGATATGTGATATACCGGCAGGTTCCTACACCTTTCAAGTTTGGCATGAAGAATTGGGAAATTTAGAAAAGGAGGTAACTATAGATTCTAATAAGATAACAACCATAGAATTTGTTTATGATCGAGATTAGATTAAGAAAAAGTTGAATCATAATGTTTCAATCAATACGATAAAGTTAGGTTTGTAAAATTGCATTTGGAAAGGAGGAGAGACTGATATGAAACCTAAAGTTTTGTTAGGTAAAGTTGGTTTATGGGGGGCGACTGCGTTGTCGGGGGCCGCAATCATGTTGGGCGCCGTTCCGGTAACAGCATTTGCTGTGGACATTCCAACTGAAATCACTGAAGAAGGAAAGAAGGTATACAAAAATTATTGTAGCGCTTGTCATGGCGAGGAAGGCGCAGGCGACGGGCCTTTAGCCCGTTCTATGCTTCCCAAACCACGTAACTTTACACGGGGCGCATACAAATTTAGATCAACTCCGAGTGGATCACTGCCAACAGATGAGGATATTTTTAGAACAATTACCTACGGGGTGCCAAATTCGACCATGATTCCGTGGGATATTTTGTCTGATGAGCAGAGGGCTTCGGTCATACCCGTTTTAAAGAGTTTTTCTGAGGCATTTGAATACAGGGAACCAGAACCTTCTGTTGATGTGGGATTGCAGATTCGGCCTACAGAAAGAACCCTTTTGGAGGGGAAAAGAATTTATGAAGAGAAATTGGAGTGCTGGAAGTGTCATGGGGTGGAAGGCCGTGGAGATGGGCCAAGCGCGGCGGAGCAGGAGGATGATTTTGGTTTTCCTATCAAACCTTTCGATTTTACCACGGGAAAGTTTAAAGGCGGAAGTTCTCCGGTTGATGTTTATCTCAGGTTTACTACGGGACTTAACGGAACACCCATGCCGTCCTTTGCCAAGGAGCTTACTGACGAAGAGAGGTGGTATTTGACCCATTATGTGCTATCGCTTGTTAAACCTGAAGACTGTGGACGTGAACAATAGCTGCAGAGAGCGCTGCGTTGAGGCGCGGGGTTGAATGAAAATAACTGAAAACGATTTCTCATTATGTTATGTTGATCTTACGGAGGTGACTTAAATGAAAAAGTTAGGATTTATTTTGTGTTTGTTGACCTTGGCACTGTCCACATCTGTTGGATGGGCACAGGAAGAAGCTGAGAGCGAATCTCCACCAGATTTATACGAAGGTACTCCTGATTGGTACAGGGCGGTTTACAAAGATAACGTGGGGTTGAGCGAGGGCGCAGGCCCTTTTTCGAAATATTACAAGCCGCAGATGCTGGATATGTACTGGCAGCCAAACAGGCATTATGAGCCGATGAAAAATCTGGATCATTCTATCTTTATTGAACAGGAACGAAGGGACCTGTGTGTCATATGCCATGAAGAAGCAACCCCTGGTATTGTCGCTGATTGGAGAAGCTCCGGACATAAAAACCCAAAAAGCACTCCTTATTTATCAAGCAGAACGGCACTTATTGAGCAACATACCGGTAGGGTTTTGAATGAAGTTCACTGTTTTGATTGTCACGCCGATACGGAGAAGAAGCAGATTCGCATGCCGACCGGTGAAGTTTGCGGTGAATGCCACAGACAACAGTTTGATGAGTTTTTAAGGGAACGGGAAATGGGCCGACCCAATCATCTTCAGTCCTGGGAGGCGAATACCATAGTTCCATGGTATGCTGAAGCAGGACGGAGAGGTTACATGTACGGGCAACATGGTTGTGATATGTGTCATTCCGGTGCTGAAAAATGTGACGTATGTCATACCCGACATAAATTCAGCGCCGTTGAAGGAAGACAGCCGGAGGCCTGTATGACCTGTCATATGGGGCCGGATCATCCGGACGCTGAATCCTATGCAGAGTCAAAACATGGTGTTATTTATGAAAAACAAGAAGAACATTATGATTTTACGAAGCCCTTAGTCGAGGTTCGGCCTGGTAAAGACTATCGTACACCAACCTGCCAGTTCTGCCATATGTATGAAAAGCATGGTCGGTTCATTCACAATCCGGTGATGAAGGGTATTTGGCGTATGGGTACGATACCGCCTTCAAACCTGGAATACACATCTTCTTTGAAGGATTATCCTTATGGGATTAATATTATTCCTGATAAGATTGATATCTATTCAGAAGAGAATATTGAAAAAAGGTCGTATTGGCTGGAAGTTTGTGCTAATTGTCATAGTGATCGGTTTGCCGATACGTATTTAAAGTCTTTGGACCAGTTCATGTTTCAGGCGCATACCCTTGCAGATCAAGCACAGAAAATTGTTGAAGATCTGATTGCAGACGGTGTTCTGTATCCCAATGCCGCCGATCGGGATCCATACCCATTGAGTGATGGAATTGTAAAGGAACTTAGTCCTGCATTCCTCGGTGAGCCTATTTACAATGCCTTTAAGACATTAAAAGGTCAGTTTCATGTGGTGGGACCAATCCTTGGCGTTTATGGCATGTTCTTGCAGCAGCAGGATAATCCGTCTAACATTGAGAACATGTATAACCGCTTGTGGTTCTGGTATAAGTCTCAGGGTTACAAAGGTACTGCCCATGCCCAACAGGACGTTTCCTGGTGGTGGGGACAGGCGCCTATGATGATGGAATTAACGAAAATCCAATCAGAAGCGGCAAGATTACGCAAAGAAGCAGAGCTTGCAAAGTAAGCGGTAAACGTTTAACAGTGATTAACAGAAAAGCCCATGATGACACGAAACCATCATGGGCTTTTCTGCTCTATAGAAAGAACGGACCATCGGAATTTTACCAGCTATGGGATGAAATTCAACAGCATTTCCGGGGGAGGTGTATTTTTACTCGCAATGAACGATCATATATGATTAATGCTTTCGCTATATTTTTGCCGTATTTCTCGCAAAATTTCCTCTCCACCATTTTCTAACATCCTCTGGGCAAGTTCATTTCCTATTTTTACTGCCTGATCGATTGGACCACTTTGTTTATCGCGCACAACTCGATTACCTTCCAGTGAACAAATAATTGCCTCAAGGTGTAATGTGTTTTCCTGTATGTGTGCGTGTGCTCCGATAGGGACCTGGCATCCTCCTTCAAGTTTTGCCAGTAAGGAACGTTCTGCCTCAACGGCAACCTTGGTTTCTTTGTCATTAAATTCTGAAATAATGTCCTTGGTACGGCTGTCATCTTTGCGTATTTCTATACCGAGCGCGCCTTGCGCTACCGCTGGGAGCATGATATCGAAAGGGATGACTTGACTGATGGTGCCAGTATATCCCATCCGTATCAAGCCTGCGTGAGCCACAATAATAGCATCCATTTCTCCGTTCTCTAATTTTTTGATCCGGGTATCCAGGTTGCCACGCAGATCGAGGATTTGAAAATCTGGCCTAAAGGCAAGTAAATGCGCTCTTCTGCGAAGACTGCTCGTTCCAATCCGTGCTTTCTTCGGTAAGCTTTCTAACGTTTCGTTATTAGCGCTGATAAGCGCATCATGGGGGTCTTCCCTCTCAGGAGTTGCGCCGATAGTTAATTCATTGTCTATCTCGGTTGGCAAATCCTTGGCGCTGTGAACGGCGATATCTATTTTTTCATTGATCAAAGCGACTTCAAGTTCCTTGGTGAAAAGACCGACACCTCCTAAGCGCGATAGGGGAACATCGGTAATTTTGTCGCCTCGCGTAGAAATTTTTTCTAATTGAAACTCAACTCCAGGATTTAATTGCTTGAGTTTTGATATAACCCAGTTTGTTTGAATTAACGCCAGTTTACTACCTCTTGAGCCCACAACAACGCCTTTTTCATTTCTCAAGGTGGTTTTTCTCCATTTTCTTTAAAACAAAATAATATATGAATGAGTGACCGGCTTCCTTTTTACATATGAAGTCTCGGTTTGTAATGTTTCTGAATTCCACATTTTAATGCACAGTTTACATAGAATGTATTGATGGTGACTTCAGGTGTATGACGGTGCGAACAATGTTCTATATAGACAATTATTCGCATTTGATAATATCAGAATAATACATGCGTGTCAAACCTGTTTGTTGATAGTAAAGTAATTCATGTGATTTATTCTTGCATTGTTGTAGTGTGTGGAAGGACACGTAAAATCCTTTTGAGATTCCTGAACTATGAGGCAAGTAAAAAATTATAAGTTAGTATTGACTTGGAAGCTTAAAGTGTTAGTATATTCAGGTTTTTTATATAGAAAATTTACGTTATATTGAATCAAGAAAGTGGAAATAATCCTATATGACAAAAGAATCGCAGGTTTCCCTTTTTGATATGATTGTAGGTTTGTCTGAAACCATTGATTTAGTGGATCCTTCTCTGGTAAACCACCACATGCAGGTGGCGTATATTGCATACTGTATCGGTGAGGAGTTGGGTTTACCAAGAAAACAGAAGAGTGAATTGATTTTGGCTGGAAGTTTACATGATATCGGGTTTCATCATCTCCGTGAGAGAATGAATGTGTTGCGATTTGAGGTGGATTCTCCCCATAAGCATTCCGAGTTAGGCTATTTATTTTTGAATAAGTTTGAGCCTTTTTCAAAAATTGCCACTCTTGTACGATATCACCACGTATCGTGGAACAGAAAGGATATGACCACTGCGGTTGAACAACAGACGTTGCATGGCAGCTCTTTTTACCTTATGGAAGAAGATCAAGTGCCTCTTGGTAGTTATGTGTTGCATCTGGCAGACAGAGTGGCGGTCCTTATTGATAAAAAACAGGAAATACTTGTGCAGGTTGACACTATTTGCCAGAAGATAAAAGAGCAGTCTGGGAAACTGTTTATGCCGAAAGTGGTTAAGGCCTTTTTGAAGATAGCAGCCAGGGAATACTTTTGGCTCGAAGCAACAGTTTCTTCTCTGGATGTGGTATTGTCGAGTAAGGTAAAGCTGCCCACCCTTGATTTGGATACGGAGAATCTCATATCCTTTTCCAGATTTTTTTCCAGAATTGTTGATTTTAGGAGCCCGTTTTCTGCTGCCCATTCCTGTGGTGTTGCGGCGGTTGCGGAAATACTGGCTAAATATGCAGGGTTTTCGAAGCAAGAATGCCAGTGGATGAAGAGTGCCGGATATCTTCATGATATCGGTAAAATTGTTGTGCCGGTAGAAATACTGGAAAAAACGGATAAGCTGACAGATGAAGAATTTGCCATAATTCGAAAACATTCTTTCTATACACACCGTATCTTAAAGCGTATCGGGGCGTTTAAAGATATCATTTGGTGGGCTTCTTTTCATCATGAACGTCTGTCTGGCGATGGGTATCCTTTTCATGCCGCGGAAGAAAATATTCCATTAGGCGCGCGTGTCTTAGCTGTGGCGAATGTATTTTCAGCCCTTATGGAGAAACAGGCATATAGGAATAGTTTGACGGAGGATAAGGTTCTAGAGGTATTGAAACAGTTGTCTGAAGGATTGGCATTGGACTCGAAAATGGTATCGTTACTTTTGTTACATTTTAATGAGATAAACTCTGCCCGCATTGCTGCCCAAGAGACAGCGACGAAGGAATATCAAAAGATGGAGTATATATTGACTCATCCAGAGTAAAGAGTAAGCGGGATTCTTTCTGTAATTTTAAGGCATGCGTCTTTGAAATTTGTGTTAACTCCTTGATATAGTGGAAAAAGTTTGTTATTTTACTGCATATTGATTTTTAGAGGCTTTTCAAGAGTGTAATGGTTTTTTCATGAAATTCCGATGAGTGTAGTGCTATCTCCATTTAAAATGATTGGAAGCTATTTCCACGCGTTCATAAGGGAATTGGGGCGTATGGGGTGCTTTCTTGCCGTATGCATATTTTGGATGTTTTTGCCGCCGTATTTAATACGGAGAATTATAAAGCAAATTAATTTTATTGGCGTAAAGACTATTCTTGTCATTGTGCTGACAGGCACGTTTACCGGAATGGTTCTGGCATTACAGATTTATTTCACGCTGGTCAGGTTTGGCGCCGAATCAAGATTGGGGCCGGTAGTTGCCCTATCGTTAATCAAAGAGCTTGGGCCGGTTATCTGTGCTTTGATGGTTACAGGGCGTGCGGGTTCCGCCATAGCAGCAGAAATCGGTATAATGAGGATCTCCGAACAAATCGACGCCCTGGATGCCATGGCTTTAAATTCATATAAGTATCTTATCATACCGAATTTACTTGCAGGCCTTATATCCCTTCCGCTCCTGAATGCAATCTTTGTTGTTTTGGGTGTTTACGGGGGATATTCTATCGGTGTAGGTCTTATGGGTATGTCCAGCGGAACATATTTTGGTGGTATTAATGATTTTGTCGGGCTTCGTGATATCCTTGAAGGCTTATACAAATCCATAAGCTTTGGTGTGTTGATAACGTGGATAAGCTGTTATAAAGGATATTTTACGGGATATGGGGCTGAAGGTGTAAGTAAGGCAACAACACAAGCGGTAGTGATTTCGTCCGTTGTCATCTTGATATGGGATTATTTTTTGACGTCGATACT containing:
- a CDS encoding RnfABCDGE type electron transport complex subunit B, whose amino-acid sequence is MEILLGAVITLGILGMVFGLGLAIASDAFAVKVDPRIENINEVLPGANCGACGQPGCSGFAQAVVEGKAPVSGCTVGQAAVTQLVANIMGVEFESKERVYSVVMCNARGVKNKFVYDGVKDCRAANLVGGGFFGCDYGCLGLGTCVKACKFEAMYMGEDNLPKVIEERCTGCGMCASACPRKIISILPESKMVHVRCRSLDKGAVARKICQTSCISCKKCEKICPYDAVHVENNLAVIDYGKCTSCGKCVEGCPNQTIINFSRKRSLFRHTVTV
- a CDS encoding 16S rRNA (uracil(1498)-N(3))-methyltransferase; the encoded protein is MHQNRFFIPCVPPTVSEIWIEGKEAHHIVHVKRVLPGSTITLFDGKGAEYSAKVIEISGRKLKVSVGLPQLTDREAHINITIAFSIPKGKKADFLIQKCSELGIKTLIPLHCERSVVDIRNKYAEKLSRWNKIAVEASKQCKRNMITGIEGVMTLDDMAKIVYNYDLALIASAENEVKTLKRVLSAYPAIKKILCLVGPEGGFTLVELGKAINAGCIPITMGNSILRVETAVIALSSMILYAYSRDS
- a CDS encoding cytochrome c → MKPKVLLGKVGLWGATALSGAAIMLGAVPVTAFAVDIPTEITEEGKKVYKNYCSACHGEEGAGDGPLARSMLPKPRNFTRGAYKFRSTPSGSLPTDEDIFRTITYGVPNSTMIPWDILSDEQRASVIPVLKSFSEAFEYREPEPSVDVGLQIRPTERTLLEGKRIYEEKLECWKCHGVEGRGDGPSAAEQEDDFGFPIKPFDFTTGKFKGGSSPVDVYLRFTTGLNGTPMPSFAKELTDEERWYLTHYVLSLVKPEDCGREQ
- a CDS encoding hydroxylamine oxidoreductase, producing the protein MKKLGFILCLLTLALSTSVGWAQEEAESESPPDLYEGTPDWYRAVYKDNVGLSEGAGPFSKYYKPQMLDMYWQPNRHYEPMKNLDHSIFIEQERRDLCVICHEEATPGIVADWRSSGHKNPKSTPYLSSRTALIEQHTGRVLNEVHCFDCHADTEKKQIRMPTGEVCGECHRQQFDEFLREREMGRPNHLQSWEANTIVPWYAEAGRRGYMYGQHGCDMCHSGAEKCDVCHTRHKFSAVEGRQPEACMTCHMGPDHPDAESYAESKHGVIYEKQEEHYDFTKPLVEVRPGKDYRTPTCQFCHMYEKHGRFIHNPVMKGIWRMGTIPPSNLEYTSSLKDYPYGINIIPDKIDIYSEENIEKRSYWLEVCANCHSDRFADTYLKSLDQFMFQAHTLADQAQKIVEDLIADGVLYPNAADRDPYPLSDGIVKELSPAFLGEPIYNAFKTLKGQFHVVGPILGVYGMFLQQQDNPSNIENMYNRLWFWYKSQGYKGTAHAQQDVSWWWGQAPMMMELTKIQSEAARLRKEAELAK
- the hemC gene encoding hydroxymethylbilane synthase yields the protein MRNEKGVVVGSRGSKLALIQTNWVISKLKQLNPGVEFQLEKISTRGDKITDVPLSRLGGVGLFTKELEVALINEKIDIAVHSAKDLPTEIDNELTIGATPEREDPHDALISANNETLESLPKKARIGTSSLRRRAHLLAFRPDFQILDLRGNLDTRIKKLENGEMDAIIVAHAGLIRMGYTGTISQVIPFDIMLPAVAQGALGIEIRKDDSRTKDIISEFNDKETKVAVEAERSLLAKLEGGCQVPIGAHAHIQENTLHLEAIICSLEGNRVVRDKQSGPIDQAVKIGNELAQRMLENGGEEILREIRQKYSESINHI
- a CDS encoding HD domain-containing protein produces the protein MTKESQVSLFDMIVGLSETIDLVDPSLVNHHMQVAYIAYCIGEELGLPRKQKSELILAGSLHDIGFHHLRERMNVLRFEVDSPHKHSELGYLFLNKFEPFSKIATLVRYHHVSWNRKDMTTAVEQQTLHGSSFYLMEEDQVPLGSYVLHLADRVAVLIDKKQEILVQVDTICQKIKEQSGKLFMPKVVKAFLKIAAREYFWLEATVSSLDVVLSSKVKLPTLDLDTENLISFSRFFSRIVDFRSPFSAAHSCGVAAVAEILAKYAGFSKQECQWMKSAGYLHDIGKIVVPVEILEKTDKLTDEEFAIIRKHSFYTHRILKRIGAFKDIIWWASFHHERLSGDGYPFHAAEENIPLGARVLAVANVFSALMEKQAYRNSLTEDKVLEVLKQLSEGLALDSKMVSLLLLHFNEINSARIAAQETATKEYQKMEYILTHPE
- a CDS encoding ABC transporter permease, whose product is MSVVLSPFKMIGSYFHAFIRELGRMGCFLAVCIFWMFLPPYLIRRIIKQINFIGVKTILVIVLTGTFTGMVLALQIYFTLVRFGAESRLGPVVALSLIKELGPVICALMVTGRAGSAIAAEIGIMRISEQIDALDAMALNSYKYLIIPNLLAGLISLPLLNAIFVVLGVYGGYSIGVGLMGMSSGTYFGGINDFVGLRDILEGLYKSISFGVLITWISCYKGYFTGYGAEGVSKATTQAVVISSVVILIWDYFLTSILVA